The Vitis vinifera cultivar Pinot Noir 40024 chromosome 7, ASM3070453v1 genomic interval ATGTGGTAAGTGAAGCGGGTGCCACCTTTCATTCTAATTTCCAGACTCTTCTGCTTATTTTTTGCTCAAAAACATTACTTGAGATTGCATATAGTTGGAAACAACAATGGTGATGCTTGTGGTTCTCTTTTTATGATGAGAATTTGCATCTTTATATTGAAATGTGGTGATGGTTATCATGGTATTCACATGTTTAACCATAAATTTCTGATATTGTAAAAGTAAGGCACATGGAGAAAAAATATTGCTAAATTGGTTTCATAATTATGATTATTGGTATTACTTatttttgtcattattatttgtattcTAAATGCTCGGAAAACTAATTTATTGGGAAGAAATGTTCTCCACATAAATAGAGCCTCATAAAAAAGAAGCTAATCTTGTCATGGTTTGGCATTCCTGCACAGATGGATCGCATACTTGCTGCATATCGGAAGTCCTCAAAACAGTGGTCATCCACATTGAATAAGCTAGCTCAAGGTGCAGCCCTCCTCTCCTACTCTTTTTCTGTTGTTTTAGTGCATTTCTTTTCACATGTTATCCTTTAtgtcattttcttattcttctaTTGCTTCACATGCATTGCAGTGCGACAAAGAGGTCGAAAGCGCACAATGGTTGGCTAAGCCACCTTCAATAATGTGTTCCGCATTAAGGTAGGAGAGAGATGTTTATGCAGACAGATAATGCTATGAGAAAGTCTAAAactgtattttattatttgcatGTTTTACACATTATTGGAGTAATTAAATTCTAATACACATGCCTTGGACCTCTAACTTGCAAGTTGTGATAAAGACTCAATATGTTGTCCACATGGGATATCTTTCGGTCTTTTTAGCCCCAACGTTACACCAATACTATAACAAAACAAATGAGCTTCATCTGTTTTCACATCTTTTTGACTGTTAGCAAGGCATCTGTGAATCATATGGGTACTTGTATCTAGTCAACGGCTGCTGGTAGAATATGGGCCATAGTTCAGGAAGATTTGTATCGTTGATTGGGTAGAGGAATCTTAAGACTGGTAGAACCAGTACAGGCTTATGGGTACTTGTATCTAGTCAACGGCTGCTGGTAGAATATGGGCCATAGTTCAGGAAGATTTGTATCGTTGATTGGGTAGAGGAATCTTAAGACTGGAAGAACCAGTACAGGCTTAGTCCAAAGTAGTCGAGTGCTTTTAACTAAggtatatgaaatttttttatgccTTTTGTGTCATGGTGTGATACCAGGAGTCACCTCTCTTCATGTGATTTTGGTGATCAATAATTGATAGAGCTATTTGGAGCTATTTGAAGTTTTCTCCTCCCTCAGCATTTCCCTCAACCTCTACCCTTCTCAAGAATGAGTGGAACTTGAATATAGGCATTTGAACCTAGTGCTTGCCTGGAGATATGACTCCCGTTAGGCTAGAATTGATGAAGTTGGTTGCCACTGTTGCATAAAACCCTGTAGTACCTCCACTTTAGCCCAACACCCACACACACCATCCTCTGATAAGTCTCAAGTTAAAGCCCATTCTGTGTATTCATCTCATACTAGGCTTCCCTTTCACAGATAAAGAAATATTGTCTTCTTCTCCGACATACATACCTTAAGTTGTTACAATTTCCATCTCCTTCTCCAGTTTGCTCGTTTGTCCTACCTGCCACGTGACCGCATGTGAAGGAATGTACCCATTAAAACAACCGGCCGTGGTCCCTTAGGAAACCATGATATGAGTATAGAGGCTATCGACCCAATAAATGCAAACACATCTTTCGCTGTCCCTCGTCCCAtttgttcataaattataacAGGGTTGACAGTTTAACAGCAATAATAGCCCATGGCCCTTGGCTCAGATGGGAAAGGAGAGAGGgcgagagggagagagagagagagagagattttgtGGAGGAGCAACATTTAATATTACAGGGCCATAGCAGGTGGTTGTGGTTTCACCATGAGAATGTCAATAGAAGAATGTATTCTTTGGATGGCCACCAGCATTTAGTTTAGGTGGTGTGGTTCCCTCATTGAGAATGTCACTTGCCTTCACTGCTACCTTGGGTATGGGCCATGGTTTTTAATTTGGCTTATTAGCATGTGAATTTTATAGTTTCTGGCCCTTCTGATTTGGACTTCCCAACATttcttgaattttgaattttgaattttgaatttattttattttattggtttcAATTTTACTAAAATGAAAAAGGTGGTCTTAGAGATAGATGGAGAGGTGGGAATATTTATCCATTGAACCACAATCCTTTGTATTCCAAGGAATCCAATGAGAAAGGTTGGGAAAGCTTGAAGCCAATTCTAATGGCTAATGTTAAAAATATCCAAATAGGTTTTCTCCAcctttttaattgaaatttgactTTATCAAAGTCAATTTAATTAGAGAACCTAGGTAGAGGGGAGATATGAATTAGAggataattacttttaaattttttgttaaattagaAGATTATAATcaataaagacaaaataaatataataaaataaagtgcAATAaactaaagagaaaaaaaaaagtgtgtaaACAATGATATTAACGTAGTTCAAAACAATATTGCCTATGTCCATGGCTTCATGTTTCAACCCATGCTCTGAGGTACCATACTGTACCAAGGATTCTTCAAAGCAAGGAATCTTTCGGTGtacacttaggtggtgtttgtttttttacttaattctaaatagaaccttaatacttaatagtattaaatattaggttgtttgtttttgtagtattttatttctattaaatattaaaaaataaaaaaaatcattgtgttattttttctatttaaaaaaaatcacatattttgactttttctatttagtaaaaagtttataataagtcatgaaaaagtaaaaaaacaaacaacaccttAATCTAGAAATAAGAAATATTGCAAATTGATTACAATGGGAAATGTAGCTAGTCTTAAGTTGCAATCATCAAGTTTTGCAAGTTCTAAAATAATtacattgaaaatatattaaagactCGATATTTGGATAACACGATGGCTTACAAGCGTAGACTATATATAAATGAAGCTTGAAGTCTTACCTAAGAGTTTCAAGTTAAAATTAGTTGTTAAGTAGAAGTTATAATTCAGACTAATCAATTGATTGATCAATTGCTTATTGATTAATATGCTTTTTGCATATGATCATTGGAGCCATACTTTTTGTAAGTTACAGTTGAATCGGTTGACACCTCGAATAATTGAGATTCCTCTTTGTCGATTCCAAGACTAGTAGCTACCACCGACCCGATCTTTTCTCTTATCACTTAATTTATTGACAATTGCcctcataatttttaaaatttgcaagtttttaagttataagattttaatgattgatttgattgaattttcatatcatttcTGAAAAGAAccttaatataatattataagagaatttacataaaaaaaaaacattttctcaatttctccttcaaaatggtttttatctttaataattaatatttcattatttttttatttatataattattattttttttaaaaagaaaaactaaaaataagtaaaatatattcttaaaaaaatactatgCCTGTTTTGGGAATAATTGACAGCGAAAAGCATTTTTATGTgcttttttttctcctaaaagGAAAATGTTAACTAATAACGGCTCCCGAACATAGCCGTCCGTCTTTTGAAATTGCCACATCAGCCTAAGATGTCATGACGTGGCGAATCTTAGTGGACTATTATCATCAAAGTTTTGCCGCCAAAACCTTGCACTGTCCAGTTTGGCACCTTAACCAACATGAGCCCTAACCTCAcatattttgaaattagaaaCTGTCGGTAAACCATGAGCAACCAACTGTACAATACTCACGTGAAGCTGCTCGCATTCGATCTTCTCTCCCTCACCCAAACTCCTTCGCCTTCATCCTCGGATCCAATCTCCTTCTCTCGCAGGGGCACGCCCCTCTCACGCGCCGAAACCCTAGGTACAGTCACCAGCCGCGAGCTCAAACCCCACAAATTCCTCAAATTCACCGTCGACGACGGCACTGGCTGTGTCCCCTGTGTTCTCTGGCTCAACCACCTCTCTTCCCCCTACTTTTCTCGTCGGAATCCGGCGGATGTTAGATTAATTGCCGATTTGGCGGAGTACCAAGCGTCGGAGGTCAAGCTTGGAGTTCTTGTCAGAGTGCGCGGCCGGATCACGGCGTACAGAGGTACAGTGCAAATTACAGTTTCGAATGTGATTGTCGAGAGGGATCCGAATATGGAGATTTTGCATTGGTTGGATTGTATTAAGTTAGCGAGAAAATGTTATGATGTTATGCCTCATGGAAAATAGCAATGGTTTTCGAGTTTCATTTGGTGAAAATTTAGTAGGGTTTGGTTCTGCttctttgaagtttgaatttggtttaattttaCATGAATCATACTTGTTGAGGTTTGGgttgttttttgctttagaATTTTTGAAGCAGATTCAGGATTTGATTTGGAATTCGAGAATGAAGAGTGAAGAACGATGTAACTACAAGTTTATCATGCAGCTGCAATGGCAAAGTATGTTGAAAGTTCtaggaaaatttcaaaaatgcCAATCATGAATTAAACTTCTGAgcgaaatgaaaataaaaatgtaaaagacGAACATGCCTTTCTTGCCTTTCTTTGGAGTTTGCACAATTTTGAGTTTCACTGAGGTTGGAGAATTATTTTTGTAAGATGTTCTACTGAAGAAAAAGTTGTAGAATTTAAAACAtcggccaaaaaaaaaaaaaaaaaacacaggtTTAAGCATACAATAAAAGGGAGCTCTTTTGCTAATCTGAACTTAACATGATGATGTTGAATatgaatcttttttttaaaaaaaaaaaaaaatggatctaGCATAGAATGCCTTCTGATGGAAGAATGCTCAAAAGCAAACTCAGTTTAACCTGACAAGTCTGGTAAGAACCACACCTAGAAGCTTGACTTGGACAATAAGGTATGGAGTGAGGATAAGGTAGGTTCAGGATTGGTTCTGTGTCCCACCCCAACCCCCACTGCCCCCTCCCTCCCCAAACAATAGTACCTATAAATGAAGAACAAGCATTCTAAAATCACTTAGGGTTTAGCAACACAAACCCATTCTCAATATTGAACTTTATTTAGGACCATATCTTTCTGTAAACCATATGCCTCTGCGTCTTTTCTTATAGGCCCtacccattttctttttggccTTCCCGTGTTCTTACAGTGTCCTACGATAATCAAATCACCCCTTACTAATGGTCTTCCTTGTACATGATCAAACCATTGTATATCACTTTATTGTCTTGTCCTTAATTTGCTAGctattaattttttgtattttctcctctattattctcaaaattttagaGTTCTAGACTTGCTTGGCTGAGTAATGATGTAGGCTAGTACCTTTAACTACATAAACTAAGTCATGATTATTAATGGTGGAGTCAGAAAATAAGTTGTgtgtgggggtgggggtgggggtggggcgcaaaaaaaagagagaagggATCAATTACCTAGCTTACTGTTGACCATGGCTTCCAAGCAAAACTTTGGGAGAGGGATCAAACCGGAGCATCATGTGGCTCTGCCACTGATGGTTATTTCTGGGGATTTTTCTGCACAACCTTGGTTTCCTCACTCTTGGAATGGTTCAGCCAAGCAGTATGTGGTAGagtaagtaaaagaaaagaaataacaaataaaaagaaaagtaaatggCCATGAATTTCCTTTTGCGCGTCAATAGTGTTGGGTGATGCCTTTGTGGGTGTAATTTTCATCTTAGTGGTGGTATCCATGCCATTTTAGAGCTAATTGGTAGGATTTTAAGATTTGCAAAAGCCAAAAGACAAGTTGTATAGATTGAGAGATGATGTTGACGGCAATGGAATTACTCATGAGTGGGATCAGCAACAGTAGAACTGGATCGTCCTTTTGTGCCATTGCATAGAAGCATGCATTTATAGCTGAACATTTAATAGATGCCCTATAGCTAAGTACTTTTTATGGCAACCACCATCTTGATTCTCAAATCATTCTTTGTGGTGAATGTTGTGAGCTTGAGCTAGCCATTATAGATGTATAATTTATGTGGATGGATTGCTTCTTTTGGCTCTTGATATCAATGTTTATCAACATATTGAGCTTTCCTAGTGGTGGTAAATAAGTTGAACCATTAGAATTATTTACGAGAAACGCATCTTACTAGTAGCTCACACAGAAACATATTGACATGGCAACAGTGATATTAGCAGATGGGTTATTCTCATGTGTTTCCATGTCCTTTATATTACTTCCATGAGTTACCTGAAATTACTTTTAACCCGATAATTAGTAATAAGTTTTGACCACTTCAGTGTCATTAGCATGCCTCATTTGAACTGCAGTGGTTTAAAGAAATGCTTGTGTTGGTTTGCTTCTGTAACTCTAATAACAATGGAGTCGAGCTATTCTGGTCTGTTACCTTCTTTgtaatcattttattttgtggGATAAAATCTGTTTTTGTTGAGGAGgctaatatcattttttttgtttcttcacgGTTTCGTTCAAATTACCTTCATAACTCTGGCTGCATTTTGGTAGAGGACAGGTAGATCATGGAAACAGGTCCAGATTCTCTCTCCACTGATCCCACCCATGTTTTGGGGATAAGAATCATGGATAATATGTTGGAAGCAAATTATTGCTTGCCCAAGATCCCAAATCTTTCAAAGATACTTCCTGGATTTTAAATGAAGCTCTAGACACAGCATAAAAAGGCAACTGAGAAAAAAAAGTGGGGGtttggaggaagaagaagaatggcACATAACGTGCAAAAAGATCCCACATTCAATACGATTTTGGGTAGGTGAAAGCAATCGAACAGGAAGGCAACTAGTTTAAATTTATGTCAACAGGAAGACCCTTTCTTGAATTCATCCACATGAGCCGTATGCATCTCTCTGCGTAAATAAAATAGATCTGTGTGGGGAATACAAAGGATGTATCATCTTTTAAATGACCAACAGGGCCAGATTGAATAAGATGGTAGTTATTGCTGGAAGGATAAAGGGAGTGGAATGGATGCACACCTCCCTCATGATTTGATGGGCAACATGGAGGGTGATGAAGGCTATGAAAATGAAAGGCAAAAAAGAGACACTGACAACACCTCTGCCCAGGTCAATGAAATGAAGTGAATGAACTCAAAGTGTTTTTGGTTAAAACTCCCTCGTATTTTTCCCCTACCCAAAGTGAAAAGCTTCACATCATACttgaaccaagtcaaaattttctgTTGTCCTTTGCTTTTGGGTGTTGCTGTCCTAGGGAGTCCTCATCCTTATAATATTCTTGTAACTTCAACTGGAAACAGCCCCACCATTGCCCCTTGCTTGGAGAAAATTACTCTTTGTATTCTCCATTTGGACTTACATGATTTCAGGGTGTCTTTAATCAGACTTTAATAATGATTAATGAAACCCCTTCTTCGGATCAAGGGTTGTTCTGCTTTTAATCAAGGGTTGTTCTGCTTTTAATCGAATATTATAATGGATTGTTCTTCTGATTAGGACTGATTCTTGAATTAATCAAATTATTCGTTTCGGCTGCTTTGACCCAGCGGCTGAACGTGTACAAAATGTTGGGCTGAGACTCAGTAGTTGGGTTGGCCCCATGCAGACCTAGTTTGTGGGTGGGCTCGACATCAAAATAGCTAGCCTAAGCTAGACTCACGAACGGCTCGATCTATGAATTGCTTTTGTGTTTAGTGTTGAGAGTCTGCATCATCATCATAAGGTGTTTGGAAATACTAGTTTCTTTTGACAGATTGTGAGGAAAAAGAAAGTGTCATAAGAAGAAAGCCCATTCCAAAGATGATTAAAAAGCCCCCCAATTGACCCCATAAAACGGTTATGAAAACTGTGGAGGGGGAAAAGAGGAGGTTGGCTTAAGAAGATGTTTTAAAGctgaaaaagcaaaagaaacagaaagaaaatcaaattctcTCCCGGCAGAAGATGCTTTGCTCAAAGTACAAATCAATGATCATCCTTTGACTGCCTCGTTCGTCCACTCCGATCCTGCATTCGATCGGAACAAGGGCAGTTTTGGGATTGCTTGATACTAGTCCCTAAATACCACATGTGAAATAAGCAACATGTTATGGCTATAGATTACTTGATACTGTTGGTGTTGTTGATGTTCAAAACCATTCTTGAATGAGAAAGAATTGAAAACCCACCCAAACGTGGCCTTAAATTTGAAAGATGAGATCTAATGGGGAATTTTGTGGAAGGTCCAAGGATGAATGACGATGCCCCACGTGGCACATCGCCATGGGATAAGGAACAAGTCATGGAAGGGGAGATTGGAGAATCATAAATCCATGATATCTTTATTGAATCCAAGTATATGGTGTCCCCTTAGATCCCATTTACATGACAAATGGTATACCAAACAGCCTCTCACCATGGAAATAAAAAGATTTCCTAGTTGCCCTTTAGATAAGCATTCACCAACAAGGGCCCCTCATTGCTCTTTA includes:
- the LOC100852748 gene encoding CST complex subunit STN1 isoform X3; amino-acid sequence: MSNQLYNTHVKLLAFDLLSLTQTPSPSSSDPISFSRRGTPLSRAETLGTVTSRELKPHKFLKFTVDDGTGCVPCVLWLNHLSSPYFSRRNPADVRLIADLAEYQASEVKLGVLVRVRGRITAYREDR
- the LOC100852748 gene encoding CST complex subunit STN1 isoform X1, whose protein sequence is MSNQLYNTHVKLLAFDLLSLTQTPSPSSSDPISFSRRGTPLSRAETLGTVTSRELKPHKFLKFTVDDGTGCVPCVLWLNHLSSPYFSRRNPADVRLIADLAEYQASEVKLGVLVRVRGRITAYREFLKQIQDLIWNSRMKSEERCNYKFIMQLQWQSMLKVLGKFQKCQS
- the LOC100852748 gene encoding CST complex subunit STN1 isoform X2, whose product is MSNQLYNTHVKLLAFDLLSLTQTPSPSSSDPISFSRRGTPLSRAETLGTVTSRELKPHKFLKFTVDDGTGCVPCVLWLNHLSSPYFSRRNPADVRLIADLAEYQASEVKLGVLVRVRGRITAYRGRSWKQVQILSPLIPPMFWG